From Nomascus leucogenys isolate Asia chromosome 15, Asia_NLE_v1, whole genome shotgun sequence, a single genomic window includes:
- the LOC100601649 gene encoding olfactory receptor 52I2: MLGPAYNHTMETPASFLLVGIPGLQSSHLWLAISLSAMYIIALLGNTIIVTAIWMDSTLHEPTYCFLCVLAAVDIVMASSVVPKMVSIFCSEDSSISFNACFTQMFFVHLATAVETGLLLTMAFDRYVAICKPLHYKRILTPQVMLGMNMTITIRAIIAITPLSWMVSHLPFCGSNVVVHSYCEHIALARLACADPMPSSLYSLIGFSIMVGSDVAFIAASYILILRAVFVLSSKTAQLKALSTCGSHVGVMALYYLPGMASIYAAWLGQDVVPLHTQVLLADLYVIIPATLNPIIYGMRAKQLQERIWSYLMHVLFDHSNLGS; the protein is encoded by the coding sequence ATGCTGGGTCCAGCTTACAACCACACAATGGAaacccctgcctccttcctccttgTGGGTATCCCAGGACTGCAATCTTCACATCTCTGGCTGGCTATCTCACTGAGTGCCATGTACATCATAGCCCTGTTAGGAAACACCATCATTGTGACTGCAATCTGGATGGATTCCACTCTGCATGAGCCCACGTATTGCTTTCTATGTGTTCTGGCTGCTGTGGACATTGTTATGGCCTCCTCGGTGGTACCCAAGATGGTGAGCATCTTCTGCTCAGAAGACAGCTCCATCAGCTTTAATGCCTGTTTCACTCAGATGTTTTTTGTCCACTTAGCCACAGCTGTGGAGACGGGGCTGCTGCTGACCATGGCTTTTGACCGCTATGTAGCCATCTGCAAGCCTCTACACTACAAGAGAATTCTCACACCTCAAGTGATGCTGGGAATGAATATGACCATCACCATTAGAGCCATCATAGCCATAACTCCACTGAGTTGGATGGTGAGTCATCTACCTTTCTGTGGCTCCAATGTGGTTGTCCACTCCTACTGTGAGCACATAGCTTTGGCCAGGTTAGCATGTGCTGACCCCATGCCCAGCAGTCTCTACAGTCTGATTGGTTTCTCTATTATGGTGGGCTCTGATGTGGCCTTCATTGCTGCCTCCTACATCTTAATTCTCAGGGCAGTATTTGTTCTCTCCTCAAAGACTGCTCAGTTGAAAGCATTAAGCACATGTGGCTCCCATGTGGGGGTTATGGCTTTGTACTATCTACCTGGGATGGCATCCATCTATGCGGCCTGGTTGGGGCAGGATGTAGTGCCCTTGCACACCCAAGTGCTGCTAGCTGACCTGTATGTGATCATCCCAGCCACCTTAAATCCCATCATCTATGGCATGAGGGCCAAACAACTGCAGGAGAGGATATGGAGTTATCTGATGCACGTCCTCTTTGACCACTCCAACCTGGGTTCATGA
- the TRIM68 gene encoding E3 ubiquitin-protein ligase TRIM68, giving the protein MDPTALVEAIVEEVACPICMTFLREPMSIDCGHSFCHSCLSGLWEIPGESQNWGYTCPLCRAPVQPRNLRPNWQLANVVEKVRLLRLHPGMGLKGDLCERHGEKLKMFCKEDVLIMCEACRQSPEHEAHSVVPMEDVAWEYKWELHEALEHLKKEQEEAWKLEVGERKRTATWKIQVETRKQSIVWEFEKYKRLLEKKQPPHRQLGAEVAAALASLQREAAETMQKLELNHSELIQQSQVLWRMIAELKERSQRPVRWMLQDIQEVLNRSKSWSLQQPEPISLQLKTDCRVLGLREILKTYAADVRLDPDTAYSRLIVSEDRKRVHYGDTNQKLPDNPERFYRYNIVLGSQCISSGRHYWEVEVGDRSEWGLGVCKQNVDRKEVVYLSPHYGFWVIRLRKGNEYRAGTDEYPLLSLPVPPRRVGIFVDYEAHDISFYNVTDCGSHIFTFPRYPFPGRLLPYFSPCYSIGTNNTAPLAICSLDGED; this is encoded by the exons ATGGATCCCACAGCCTTGGTGGAAGCCATTGTGGAAGAAGTGGCCTGTCCCATCTGTATGACCTTCCTGAGGGAGCCCATGAGCATTGACTGTGGCCACAGCTTCTGCCACAGCTGTCTCTCTGGACTCTGGGAGATCCCAGGAGAATCCCAGAACTGGGGTTACACCTGTCCCCTCTGTCGAGCTCCTGTCCAGCCAAGGAACCTGCGGCCTAATTGGCAGCTGGCCAATGTTGTAGAAAAAGTCCGTCTGCTAAGGCTACATCCAGGAATGGGGCTGAAGGGTGACCTGTGTGAGCGCCATGGGGAAAAGCTGAAGATGTTCTGCAAAGAGGATGTCCTGATAATGTGTGAGGCCTGCCGCCAGTCCCCAGAGCATGAGGCCCACAGTGTTGTGCCAATGGAGGATGTTGCCTGGGAGTACAAG TGGGAACTTCATGAGGCCCTCGAACATCTGAAGAAAGAGCAAGAAGAGGCCTGGAAGCTTGAAGTTGGTGAAAGGAAACGAACTGCCACCTGGAAG ATACAGGTGGAAACCCGAAAACAGAGTATTGTATGGGAGTTTGAAAAATACAAGCGATTACTAGAGAAAAAGCAGCCACCACATCGGCAGCTAGGGGCAGAGGTAGCAGCAGCTCTAGCCAGCCTACAGCGAGAGGCAGCGGAGACCATGCAGAAACTGGAGTTGAACCATAGTGAGCTCATCCAGCAGAGCCAGGTCCTGTGGAGGATGATTGCAGAGTTGAAAGAGAGGTCGCAGAGGCCTGTCCGCTGGATGTTGCAG GATATTCAGGAAGTATTAAACAG GAGCAAATCTTGGAGCTTGCAGCAGCCAGAACCAATCTCCCTGCAGTTGAAGACAGACTGCCGTGTGCTGGGGCTAAGAGAGATCCTGAAGACCTATGCAG CTGATGTGCGCTTGGATCCAGATACTGCTTACTCCCGTCTCATTGTGTCTGAGGACAGAAAACGTGTGCACTATGGAGACACCAACCAGAAACTGCCAGACAATCCTGAGAGATTTTACCGCTATAATATCGTCCTGGGAAGCCAGTGCATCTCCTCAGGCCGGCActactgggaggtggaggtgggagacagGTCTGAGTGGGGCCTGGGAGTATGTAAGCAAAATGTAGACCGGAAGGAGGTGGTCTACTTATCCCCCCACTATGGATTCTGGGTGATAAGGCTGAGGAAGGGAAATGAGTACCGAGCAGGCACCGATGAGTACCCCCTCCTGTCCTTGCCAGTCCCTCCTCGCCGGGTGGGAATCTTCGTGGATTATGAGGCCCATGACATTTCTTTCTACAATGTGACTGACTGTGGCTCCCACATCTTCACTTTCCCCCGCTATCCCTTCCCTGGGCGCCTCCTGCCCTATTTTAGTCCTTGCTACAGCATCGGAACCAACAACACTGCTCCTCTGGCCATCTGCTCCCTGGATGGGGAGGACTAA